ACTTACTCTGATTCATTTTTGAATTGTTGTGCATTTTTGTTCCCGTTCTTTATTTTTTTCGACGGCTTAACGGCATGCCCCTAACCTTAGActttttgttgtgttgtttttattttaaggtTATGAACTTAGGTTAAGGTGTATGTTTGGAGATAATAAATGATGTATGCTCGTTTGAGAGAATCGAATTAGagcataaatgtatttatttgcgGTGCATACACCGTGTCTTTCCTTATATGGTAAATACTATTGATAACACGGATTAGTAGTTTTGGCGCTTATTATGCACGAGGTAATGTGTAAAAGTAATATAGTCATTCGAGGCTTTACGTTTAAGCCGTCCACTAGTGAAATTTCCGAAAATATTAGCATATTTTCGATTACTTTTAAACCTTTATAAGTTTTTCTATCTGGCAGTTATATTAGTGAACAGAATTTCATAATTGTGTTGGTATTTCTAAATCTTTTacctaaatgttaaatgttagtATTACACCGATCTTTGATATAtcgttttgtttatttcagattcCTCGCACAGTATTTTACACGGACATTACAAACATAATAGACTCTTTGAAGAATGAAGTTCATTGTAATGATAACTTTATTTTCAGCAGCATGTGattctgtttaaaatttaaagtgttCAATTTTTGTAACTCGAATACTTACCTAATAAGATAAGAGATTTAGAATCAAAATTGGGGTAACTGTCAGGTAGGCGATTGAAACAGCCGCTGATCTAGAGCCTCGGAGTTTCCTACCTCCCCCTCCCACGTAGGAGTTAGGGTTAGGTAGCCCGCTCGCAGCACATCTGACTTTGGCTTTTCCAAAACTGTCTTAAATGTACTAAAGTATAAATATCTTCTGCCAGTATTTACTGGCAAAAAATTGCATTTCGGTGATTTCGTATTTCTGGGGTGTAAAACATAAAAGTGCTGATTGTGTGATTATTGACAGTTATTATAGATTTGAGTAGATTAAAATGGTTTGTGAAAGGGAACCTTAATAAACGGGACGGCTTAACGGCATGCCCCTAACCTTAGActttttgttgtgttgtttttattttaaggtTATGAACTTAGGTTAAGGTGTATGTTTGGAGATAATAAATGATTTATGCTCGTTTGAGAGAATCGAATTAGAgcataacctttccattgatcaaaaaattatttatgtaatttgtgttttaagaaagtttagaccgttagaaaagcatcactgtttacaaaaaacatggacgatctgcttctgcccacccgatcactgtcttatcagttctaaaaatagaaaatacaccggatttgtatacaaacacgatctctcctataaaatataaattattatattgatTTTTCCTGTCATTCAAGAAGGAAGTTATGCTTTATAAAGTGATAAAATGGCGACTAAAGAAAACATAGACGCGTCAGATGAAATAATAACAGTAAAGTGTTGTGTATGCACCAAGAAAAACATAACAAGAGATGCTGAAAAGTATTGTGTAGAATGTAAGGATTATTACTGTATACCATGTACAGACTCGCACAAAATGTTTCCTGCTATGAGTGGTCACCAGATCTTGGATAAAGCTGACTTCAGCTCCCATGGTTTACAGGTAGCTGAGCTGCCAAGTTACCCTACAGAGAGATGTTCTACACACAAGGCAAAATTACTGGACATGTTCTGTGCCAACCATAATGAAGTTGTTTGTGCTAGCTGTGTAGCTATACATCACAGGTAACATTGATCAGTTCATTGACAAGTTCATTTTTTGGTATATTTACCGATGGCAGATATGCAAAAATTGAATTCAACAACTTCTATCATGATATTTGTCATTTTCATGCTATAACATGACTATAACTGAATAAACTGATTCATCTGGTTTACTgaaagtgttttattatatgacattagaaaatagttttcaaagatttattttaattttaattttacttcaCTCAGCAGAGCTGAATATAGACCAGTCATACAGCACAGACTATGAACCGgagatttatattttgtatccTGTTAACTTTATTGCAAATAAACTTCcataatttttttcttgaactTTCTAGCCATGACTTAAAAACAACTAAACTTTATTTTAGATTCAGATGTACATAATATCTAATATGAACGTACACATATAATTTATCTATTACATCATTTCATAATGAAATGGAGAAACAATACACAAATTGCAGTCAACTATTTtccctttttaacaaaaaaaaacaaaacaaaaaaacaaaagaacacaaCAAAACTGTTATAATGTTGTGCTTGATCTTTCGTTGGTGAAATgggtaaattttcaatgaaccaTCCAAAAAACATAAAGAGCAAATACTGGTATGTTTGTTTTCTGTGAAAactaaataatattatgttttcgAACTTTGTTAATCTTTCTTGTTGTCATTCTCACAAGAACTACTTTTGATTTAAAATGTTCAAGGAAAagatacatttttactttttcagagCATGCCAAGAGATACGATCAATTCCAGAGGACAATGAAAATTTGTACAGGGAATCAAGTTTAAGAGAAACTAAAACAATAGTGAACGCCATGAAGAAAACCATGGAGGATATAAAGAAGTCAAAAGAGCAACTATTAAGAGAGCTGAAGAAACACAAGAATAAGGCAACTGATTCAATTAGGAAATTCAGGAAGGAAATGGAAGCTGTGCTTGAGAAACTTGAAAAGGAATCCATAAAGGAGGTTGAAGcagagtatgaaaaaatgaaagtatattACACAAACAAATCAAGGAAGCAGAGGAATTCAATGTGAACCTTGTACAATACTACAAGAAACTGGAGAGTTCTGCTGGAAATAAAGCGCAGGAGTTTGTCTGTGTTAAACAGACTGAGAAAACTATTCGTAAAGCTGAAAAAGCTGAACAAATTATGAGAAAAGAACCAGATGTGGAAATAGGATTTCAACCtgatgtaaaaataaattcttttctaAAACAATTACAGACGCTCGGTAAGATCTCAATTACAAGTACAAAACTCAAACTAAAAACAACATTGTACACAAAGAGAGCAGAGAATGAAATTAATGTGAAATTGACAACAGACAGATGTCGCTGCTATATTTCTGGTTCCTGTTTCATTTCAGATGGCAGCCTACTACTGGCAGACTCCAACAACAATAGActgaaacatgtaaatatttccaCAGCTACTGTTAAGGATCATCTAGATCTTGATGCTGTACCAAATGTTGTCTGTCAGATCAGTGATGATGAAGCTGCAGTCAGTCTTAGTAACAACACCATCCAGTTTGTATCACTGGTTGATAAGATGGCTACCACAAGGCAACTGAAACTGCATCATACCTGTTTTGGTCTGGCCTACATGAATGGCAGACTGTTTATATCTGATTTTTGTTCCGCAGTTTATATTCATGATATGACTGGTACCATGCTCCACAAAATCACAGCAGACAGATCAGGCAATGAAATGTTTAGCTCCAGCAGACATATCAGTCTCAGCACTAACAGAGACAGGGTGTATATAGCTGATGAGGATAAAGGTGTGATCACACTAGACACACAGGGAAATTATGTATCAACATTTACAGATCCTGATGTAGTTTACTCTTGGTCAGTATGCACTGATGGAAGAGGAAACATATTTATCAGTTCAGCTGAATCAGACATTGTCCAGATAAGTGAGGAAACTAACAGGAAGTTAGGTGTACTCACAGATATGATGGAATCTTTATCTGCTTCATTTGACCCACAGCAGAACAACCTTGCTCTAACTTTTATCAGTGATACTGTAAAAATCTTTCAACTAGAATAATTTAATCATATCATCTCTTCTGAACAATGAGTGTTCTGCAGATTAAATTTGTTCCATTTTATATCTTACTAACATACATCAAACTGTCTTGCAACATCTATGCATAATGTATCTTAAACGAAGGTATAACAGTATGCTATTTACCTTATCCGTATTATAGTTAGTTGgataaataaaacacaaatctAATTGGTCAACTactaaccacaggcaatcattcttaGAAATCTGTTATTGTGAGACCatgcattctctagttattgatggaAACAAACTGTCTGTCAGATAGACAGTAGACTATgtaagtttttgaccccacatgacccagattcgaacttgacctagaggtcattaaAACAACCTATCCGACCAATTCTCGGGAGTTTCAAAAatgactctagagtgttaacaagattttcctttgatcccacatgacccagttgcaaacctgacctagagatcatcaaggcaaacatttcgcccaagtttcataaagattgggccacaactgcggcctctagagtgttaacaaggcaaatgttgacggacaacgcatgatggacgacgcacgacactggacaatgactggtcacaatgaATCACCTtcagcacttcatgctcaggtgaactaaaaagggTGATAATTAAAAAAGGGGGCGGACCAACTAGAGTTACTTCTCACTCTGTTAttatgtaaagtatgaagtcaatactttacacagtatttaagttatgccccagacaaggttttcaaaaaacgGAGATAATTCAACAATATGACcttttagagttatggttctttgtcactgcactttctttcaatgagCTCTATCACTGTATAAAGTTACAATTTGGTATCTTCaacactttttgagttatcctccAGACAAGAGGtgtgatggatggacagacgggCGGACGAGGTGGCAACTATATGCCCGCCCCACCCCCATTCAGGAAGCatacacaagagctgtcacaggagacagcaagCGCCACTATTTTGATGCtgaatagtgaaactgggcacatctgaggaagctgg
This is a stretch of genomic DNA from Mercenaria mercenaria strain notata chromosome 4, MADL_Memer_1, whole genome shotgun sequence. It encodes these proteins:
- the LOC123551874 gene encoding E3 ubiquitin/ISG15 ligase TRIM25-like isoform X2, which gives rise to MATKENIDASDEIITVKCCVCTKKNITRDAEKYCVECKDYYCIPCTDSHKMFPAMSGHQILDKADFSSHGLQVAELPSYPTERCSTHKAKLLDMFCANHNEVVCASCVAIHHRACQEIRSIPEDNENLYRESSLRETKTIVNAMKKTMEDIKKSKEQLLRELKKHKNKATDSIRKFRKEMEAVLEKLEKESIKEVEAEYEKMKVYYTNKSRKQRNSM
- the LOC123551874 gene encoding uncharacterized protein LOC123551874 isoform X1; protein product: MRKEPDVEIGFQPDVKINSFLKQLQTLGKISITSTKLKLKTTLYTKRAENEINVKLTTDRCRCYISGSCFISDGSLLLADSNNNRLKHVNISTATVKDHLDLDAVPNVVCQISDDEAAVSLSNNTIQFVSLVDKMATTRQLKLHHTCFGLAYMNGRLFISDFCSAVYIHDMTGTMLHKITADRSGNEMFSSSRHISLSTNRDRVYIADEDKGVITLDTQGNYVSTFTDPDVVYSWSVCTDGRGNIFISSAESDIVQISEETNRKLGVLTDMMESLSASFDPQQNNLALTFISDTVKIFQLE